Genomic segment of Lemur catta isolate mLemCat1 chromosome 2, mLemCat1.pri, whole genome shotgun sequence:
accCAGAATGGGTTGGGGTTCATATTCTTACAGATTGTGGGCAGAAGATAGAAGAGAAGCCACAGAATATGAAAATTGATGTTGAGCAATCTGGAAACATGGCTTACAGGGCCAGCGAGTTCCACGAAGATGGAGAATCAGTGAGGGTGCCAGGAAAGTTGGACTGAAAGCTATCAGAGAGGAACCGAGTCCAGCAAGTCTGGGAGATGAGGGTCTGTATAGGTTGACCCAACCCCTTGGACATACCTGGTACCATTTTCCAAGCTTCttaggcagaaggaagagcagaggCAAGGTGACCAGGGTGACCACGGTGAGGGAGAGTGACCCCCAGAGCATGAACCCCAAGAGACACAGCCCTCGCACCAGGTACCACAGCAGTAGGCTGAGCCTCTCACTCAAAGACTCACTCAGGGTGGACGTGTCCTCTGTTACCCGAGACGTAATGGCACCTGCCAGGGTTGGGGAGAAGAGGGTGGAGTGAATGAAGCCATTTCCAACTAAGGGGAGGAACTGACCATGAGCCAGGGTGCCGGGGTGGTGTGGACATGGGGTTCTAAGGAGGCCAAGGCAAAACAGGTTTAGGGGCTTGGGGAGGTCTGCAAATCTCAGTGCAGGAACAATGAGTGTTAGAGAGGAAGGGCCTGGCTGAGAccttcatttaaatataaagaaactgaTGCACATgtgattttccatttctctgaaaGCTTTCTGTTCCCTAAAGACCCGTAATCCCAGGCCACACACATAGGCAGGAAGAGCGTAACCTGGTCCTGTAGCAGAgttggaggagggggaggaccCGCTAGAAAGCAGGCAGGAGTCCCCAACAAGCACTGCACTGGGTGTCAATAGACTAGGCTTCTAAGCCCAAGTTTGTCCCTACAGTGTGTGACTGTGCAAGCGTCAGCATTTAGggtctaggcctcagtttccttctctgtaaaatgaggcagcTGGACTCCATTAACTGAAAATTTCCAGGCTTAAAATTCTGATGTTCCTGTCTAAGGATACATGAGAAGGAACAGATTTATGGGAAAATCCTGGATTAAAACTCTAGGTTTTTCTTAAGGTAAAGAGGACAATGTTTTGCTCCTGAGGTATATCAAGAGTAagaaatactgtgtgtgtgtgtgaaagagagagaggtgggggggAAGAAAGTTATCAGTAAAAGTGGACAGATGGGGATGCAAACAGTACACACGTGCATAATGAAAGAATTTCACAAGAAACCTGTTTGGTTCTGTTGAAAAAACTCTGTCTCCTGGCGCAGGACAGCCTGAaacacctgtccctgcagggCGCTGTGCACGCGGCCCATGGTGCCGTTATAGATGCCGTCACCGAGGAACTCCAGCACTGCACTAGACAGAGCCCAGGAGAAGGAGGGTCAAGTGTGTTCAGGAGACAGACGGAAGTCCCAGGCATGCCCACAGAAGCACACGCTGGGCAGCCGTCCCAATGTCCAACTCCCTCTTTTCCAGGCACACCTATCTCAGCCCACAGACCTGGCTACGGTGAGGATGGACATGAGAGTTATGTTTCGAGTGAAGGCAGCAGCTGTCCCATCTTGTAGAATCCGGTCAGTGAGGCGGCCGGTGAAGAATGGAATGGCCATCTCCCCTGGGGAGAGACGGGAGACATTTTAGCAGTCACAAATATTAAATCTAAGCAGGTCAGCTCCAATCAGACTGCCCCCACCGTGCCCCCTACCCCTCGCCCTTATCCTGGAGGGAGCAGCAGAAAGAAGACACCAGGTCACAATCCCCAACCTGGATAGGCTGCCCTGGAGCTCACTGCCCCATGGTAGCCCCACCAGACCCTTCAGGGGTGTAATTAGAAGGCTAGACATCATGGAGTGGAACACCCTCCTCTCAGAGACAAGGACGGTTGACCCGGAGGACAGGACCTGCCCACCGTGGCCCAGTgaggcaggcctggggcaggacTGGAGCCCAGGGCTCCTGAAGCCACCAGTGCGGGGCTCTCTCCTCTCCACTGAGTGGTCTCCTGAGCTAGGACGTTTTGCCCGATCTGCAATTTCCAGAATCCGCACTACTTCATTCACCATTACCTTTGGTTCCTGCCCTTGTGTCCTCCCGTCTCCCGCTGCGTCCCCTTACCAAGACAAGAGAGGACCACCAGGCCCAGGACCAGCGGGAAGCGGCGCATCTCTGAGCCCAGGCAGCCTAGAAGCCGACGCACAGCGTCTCCAGAGCCGGCCACCCAGAGGCTCCCGAGCTTGTGCCACAGGGCGGCTGCGGGCAGCGCCGCTGCGTAGCTGAGGACGAAGGCGTCGAGCTGACTTCCCCAGTGCAGTAGCCTGGTGCTATTGGCGTCCCCGGGGAGTCCCCAGGAGCCCAGCTCTCGGAACAAGGCAAGTCCTGGCAGGGCTAAGCCCAGCGCCGCCGCCAAGGGCTCCAAAGAAGCCAGCCATCCCTGGACTCCTGCGCTTCCGCTTGTGGAGCCCACAGTGGCCTTGAGGACCCCGCGGGCCCCCAGCCAGAGCAGGGCCCAGCGGCTCAGGCCCACCGCCCAGACCCGGAGCAGCGGCAGCGCCGGGGGCACCAGCAGAGAGAGCACGCCGGGCAGCGCGGGCCGGAGCAGCACCCAGTCGGCGACAAGGAGCAGCGTTGTCCCCAGCCACGCAAGGGAAGCTCGGGAGAAGCAGGGGCACCCGCAGGCAGCGGGGGACCCTGAACTGGCCATTGCgcgcgggccggggccgggcctgGGACTCTCCGCTGTCCCCGCTGGGCCGGAGTCCCCGGGTGCTGTCGAGTCCGCGGGCCGGCGGCTGGGGGACCCAGCAgggcgggcgagggcggggctcTCGGGAAGTCCCCGCAACCGGCTGGTCCCGGTCCTGCTACCAAGAAGCCCAGCCTTTTACGGGAAGCGAAATCGAAAGCGGCCGCCGGCTCACTAGATCCGCCCCCTTGCTAAAGTGGCCCGCCCAGACCGTCCTGGGCGAAGTTAAAATTAGATCTGAGGTTCTGGGGCGCAGCCCTGGTGTCCCATTTTCTCCATCACGCACACACTTCCCTCCTCTCCCGGTCTCCTCCCGATCCGCGTGCACGAATTTGCTCTCGGCAGCCTCAGTGCCGGGCTCCGGCGTCACCTGTCTCGGGGCAGATCTGCCCAGCACAGGTTAGCGCCGGGCGCCGACCTCAGCGAGAGGACGCGGGCGCCACCTGGCGGGCGCGGTGAAGGGGCGGGGCTGCAGGCGGCGCCCGCGCGCGGCCCGGCTCGGTCTGAAACCAGCGCGGCAGGCAGCGAGGAGCACGGCGCTGCAGGGATGCTGCAGGCGGGAGCACCAAACCCGGACTTACCCTGGGCAGGAGAAGTCCACACTGGGGTAATGGGTCTGGGCTTGAGAGGTGGGAGAGGGATGGAGGAGGTGCGGCGGTCCGGGAAACCCTGGAAGCATGGAAAAGTGAATGGGGAGACTAACACAAGTGTAGGGAGGTGGCTTTTGGCAGCCAGAGCCTGCACCCCGCAGTGAACGTAGGGTATTTCTATTCTGAAGGGGTCGTCCAGGGGTTGGTGAGGGGACCCGGCACGCgaggctggaggagaaggggGTGCCTTGGCTCTTAGCTGGAAGCGTCAAGGGGAAGCTGCTCTAGTGCGCTTTCGCTTTCACTCTGGTCTGGACAGTGGGGGCTGGTTAAATCTAAAGAGGCAGTTGGGGACAGGGcaaacagatgaggaaatggtgCCTTGGGTGAAGTAGGACAGCACTTGAGAGAAGCGAATGTGGGCACTTACTGAGAAAGACCAACTCATCACACAGACCTTTGATAAAGTCGCCCCTGGGTAACTGAGCCCAAACGCTGATAACGGGGTTCTCTGTTAGCCAGAGATGCCCTTCCCCAGCTTGACCCAGGGAGGCTCCTCCGTGGCCCCCGTGctgcctgctccctcccctgTGTCTTCCCTGCCCATCCCCATGCTCCGCCCACTGGGGGACTTTGCTTAGGATGGGCACCTGGGGCAGGTGGCAACCCCAAGGCTGGCTGGCCCCTGCTCTCAGACTACTGCCGCTACCTTGGCTCAGGGCAGCTGTGTTACAGAGGAATAGCCTCTAGGATGGAGTTATCTCTGTTCTCTGGCCCTCTCCATTCATGATAGGTCAGTATGTCACAAAGCATGCTCAGGGCAGCGTCCCAGGGGGCGAGGGTGACATGGTGTGGTGAGAAAGGGAGCAGTAAAACgatttataaattgaaaaatcTCCTCTCACTGCCAAGGGAGCAAGTAGGAAGTAGAAGTCAAAACAAGGGATAGGAGTCAGACCCGGGTTTTAGTCCCAGGTCTGCTGTTATtctgtgtggccttggataagtcatttgccttttctaggtctcagtttcctcatttgaaccAAGGAACTTTAAGGTTCCTTGCAACTCCACAGGAGTAGAAAAAGTGTAGCTTTACCCTccctcacttttttaaaattcttttcttgccCTGGAAAAGTCAGTTTAAATTCCTCAGGTAAATCCTCTCTTGGTACAGATCTCTTCCCCTGGCTACTGAGATATCCATTTACTTCTTGATCAGAAATCCCTTaagggaaatgtttttatttgaaaccATCTGTGTGCTCCTTGCTATTTCCCTCCTGCCTTGACTCCTGGCCATGCTAACCACTGACCTCGTTGATCTTTTCCTTCGTTCAGGAAACTGAAAGAGCTCGTTTCTGATTAAGTGGGGGTAGGGTGGAGAATTCTGgacaaaaaaaaacctgacctTGTTTCCCAAGTTCACAGTAACTTGCTCTGTGTTGGGTCTGTCCCTGTCTGCACACCCAACGCGCCTGCGTGGTGGAGATAATCCACTTGTGGAGCTACTTCCCAGCGCTCCCCTCAAAAGCAGCACTTCTGCTCTAGGAGCCTCGTCCCCACTTCTCTCTTTGGAACAGAAAAGGTTCCACTTGGGAAACCTCGGGCTTAGGGATACGATTTTTTCTGTGTTGTATCACAGCCAGGCTGTGACACTGCCCTGACAGCTGGATGAAACAATAGAGAAAGTGGGCAGATGGTCGGGGAGAAACCTGTACTGGGAGTCAGCTCTGGCCTGAATTACCGTGTTATCTCGAGACAGTCACGTCCCTTCTCTGGGAATGTTTCCTCGTCTGTAGCATGAGGGGATCAAGGCTCTTCCTCTCTGACATTCCATACTCTGTCTCTGCAGACAACCATCATGGCAGTGGAGTTTGACGGGGGCGTGGTGATGGGTTCTGACTCCCGGGTGTCTGCAGGGTGAGTACCAGTGGATTTGTATGCATTGGAACAAAGCCAATGCTACCcacatacacatttttcttaCCCACTCGTGAAAGGACTGGTGGACTGGAGCTTTGGGGAAATGGAGTTGACCTTCCCAAAAAGCCACTATAATAAAGCCATTTGGTGGGAGCTTGGGTCTCTGAATTCATGGGAGAGGACCTGAATGCCTATGTGGCCTGTCCTGTAGTATACAGGGATGAGCCTAAAGGAACAGGGTCTGAGAGGGGGAGAGGATAGAGATTTTGAGAGGCCTCCTCCTGTCTGTGTTTAGGGATAAAGATGGTCCTGTCAAGCAGATACCTGGCTTCTCATATATCATGTGTTGAACTCttgtctcctctcccctcctagCCAGTTGCCTCACATGAAAAAGGAGCGTATGTGATTAGACCAATATTATTACATTATGTTCTGTAGAACATAACGTAACTCCTTCAAGGTTGTTAATAGGAAAGAAAACTTGGTAAAAGGCATATTTTTCTTAAcgtagtattttttattttgctataaaatcCAAGCCTAAAATAAGTCTAACTTTGATTAATACTTGCAGTGATTATTGTATCTGAGACGACTGTCCTCCTTTAATCCAAACATTAAATTGCATGCTATTCTCTTTTCAAGAAAACTTGAGAAGCTTTGAATGACCAACCTCAAAAATTCCCAAACTCTAACAGTGACTACTTCCTAACAGAGAGGCAGTGGTGAACCGAGTGTTTGACAAGCTGTCCCCCCTCCACCAGCGCATCTACTGTGCACTCTCTGGGTCAGCCGCCGATGCCCAAGCCGTGGCTGACATGGCCGCCTACCAGCTGGAGCTCCATGGGTATGAAGCGCCAGTCCTGACTCCACCCACGAGAGCTCCCCCAACCTGTGAACCCCTGAACAGTGTCCCGTTCCAAGAGCATTACACTGGGAAATGAAAAATTCGTGTTTTAGCTCCTGCTGGCACTTGAATCTCTCTAGgccagtttctgcatctgtaaagtggagataacaGTATCTCACCAGATAACTATTTTGAGAACCAAATGATATATGTGAAAGCAGTTGGAAAACCATAAATCACTATCCTAGTATAAATAATCaggaagaaaatgatttcatGGCCCACCATAATATCAGGCAATTACCATATGAGAAATCAAGGTCATTGGGAAAGGAAGTAAACTTATCTGCTTTTACCCATAAGTGCAGGGCCCTTGTAGCCAAAAGACTGTTATGTCATTGGACAATGGGTGGGTGGGGCTGAGTGAAAGAGGGTGAACAACTGAGAGCTTCTTACCAGTTGGGGGTACGGAACTCTCATTCCCCTGTACACGTGGGAGGGAAGCTGAAGTTTGAACTATTGCAGCTATAGGTTTCAGGTGTCACTTGGCAGGGATGATGGCAATGACATAGGAGAGTGGGACTTAAGGAAATTATATCGACCCTTATTCCTAATGCTTCCTTCAGGATGGAACTGGAAGAACCTCCACTTGTTCTGGCTGCTGCAACCGTGGTGAGAAACATCACCTATAAATACCGGGAGGACCTGTCTGCACATCTCATGGTAGCTGGCTGGGACCACCGCAAAGGGGGCCAGGTGAGTTCCTCCCAAAGCACTCCCTCCCTGGACGTTCCCCACCCCCTACATTGGGAGATGGAGTCATATGTCAATGTAGCGATGAGTTCCAAACACACTAGCTCTGAAAGCATAATAGAGTCTCAACTGTTGGGAATATGAGATACTGGGGCTTCAATGCAGGGTGCAGAGACCACCTGCTTGTCTCAGTGGGAAGGACAGCCTTGATGATTCTTTAGTCTGACCCGAGGATGCCCCCCCAGGTATACGGAACCCTGGGAGGAATGCTGACTCGACAGCCCTTTGCCATCGGTGGCTCCGGCAGCACCTACATCTACGGTTATGTGGACGCAGCCTACAAACCAGGCATGTCCCCTGAGGAGTGCAGGCGCTTCACCACAGATGGTAACTAGCCATGTCAAAGGGTACCTGGGGAGGGCCTTTATACATGGGAACGAAGTTGATTATGAGGCCGTTGAGTTCAATGTCCAAACTGGgatacttttgagagtgaaagggggcAGGACAAATGCAAAACCGGATGGGGCTGTGGGGCAATGGGGATACATCAGGGCTCTTCCGCGTACACCAAGTTGGCTAGACAGTCACCGTGAGAACCAGTGGTGTGCTGGGGCTGGCTTAGGCCAGCTCATGAGAGCTAACTGTTAAATATCCAAGTATTTGTGAGCTGCTTGGTATCTGTAACTTGAAATTGGTCATAgtggcaggattcacactatggACATCAGCAGAGGCTACATGTGAAGGCCCTTTTTGAAGCcagtttaccagcacaccactagATACGCCTCTGGCATTTGGACAGGACGGGAAGGAAAGGGTTTTTGAAGCTAAgccattctctcttcctctctccatcctgAAACCCTCTGCAGCTATTGCTCTGGCCATGAGCCGGGATGGCTCTAGCGGGGGTGTCATCTACCTGGTCACTATTACAGCTGCTGGTGTGGACCATCGAGTCATCTTGGGCAATGAGCTGCCGAAATTCTACGATGAGTGAATCTTCCTCAGACTTCCCTTTCTTATTTTGCAATAAACGCTCTGGGGTCAGAACCTGCTAGGGTCAGTGGGACACCAGTGCTCAGGGAGATGTAGCTTAGGGGAGGGGGCTTCTTCCCTCCCAGATGTCAGCACACCCTTTTTATTCTTGTGTCCAAGGTCTAAAATGTCCTTCctagagaaagaaagggggagtACACTGGAAATATAATGAGCCCTAAACATGACAGGTCATCATGTACTGAGCGATTCTGAagttttataaacaataaaaattctcatTCTGATGCCCAAGGAATGAGGGTGCAAGTGAGAAAGAAGGTGGGACTTGTTCCTTTAAGGCTAAGATTGACAGATAGACGAGACAGCCACACACATGAGAATTGGCTGAGAGCATAGCAAACTCACTCATAAAAGAATTCCTTTCATAATGCATTCATTCATATTAAAGATCAGTACGTgaaaaatgcttaaatattttgGGGGCACTTGTGAATTTCAAAGAATAACAACAGTAACTTTAAAGAGCTACGTTTATTGAGCCAAGCATTGGCcaaatgttttgtaaattttgtcttttagagTTCAAACCAAGAAAAAGCACCTTATGTACTTACTATACTATCATTACCTTTATTTAAGGACAAATGGAGGCTTAGAAAGGCACTTGACCAAGGTCGCATAGCAGGTTGAGAGGCTGAGATCTGGGATTTAGTTTTATCTCAGGCCCTTCCTCTACCAATACATAAAGCTTGCCATTCCCTCAAGCTCCATGTGTCATCTCCTTGAAATCTGCAGTCAGTAGCCCAGCGTGGTCACTGGCACTTAGGCAGTTCTTTCCAGATGCCTGAGTAACCACACTGACAAAGCTGAGCTCTGCTGCTGTCTTTTCCATGCACTTCCTGAGTGACGGGAACAATTGTTCCCCTTCTGTGAGccctcatttcctttctgtcaaAAGAAGGTGTTGAATGATGTCTAAGGCACTTTACAGCTCCAACACTCGATGCCACTTTGCTAATAAGTGACAGTGAACAGGCACATGCAACAGAAATACTAGTAGGGTCTCAGGCTACACATGCAAATGCAAAGTACTCTAAAACAATCATATGCCTCTGGGAGTGtggaaaaaatctaaaattacaaaAGCCTGTAATTGTTGTTTCTAGCCATgatacttaatttattttaaattttaaagcagtAGTTTAAGAGCCCATTTTTCCCACTGACCACTAGAAGCTCTGGGAGGTATACAAAAAGCAACTACTGAAGGAGtctgaaaagtaaacaaaagcagGTGGGTTGTAAAGAGAGTTGACACTTGGAGAGGGGACTCTCCTTTGGgtggcttttcaattttttttcccctttcttctcccaGCGTTGCCCTGAAGGCAGGCCCCAGGTGCAGAGCTGCACCACGTGGTAGCACAAGCACTAAGTCTCCAAGGGAAACACTAGCTTTCTGGCTGGAGGAACCAAGACAAGGGCCCCTGCGGGTGGGAGAGTGTAGGGGAATCTCCAAAATGAGAGTGTGAGAGGAGATTCCCTAATTCTAAGTCTGAACCCTCACGAGTGCCAGGTTACCCCTGAGATGCACACACAGGACACACCCTAAGCAGCACAGCAAAGACTTTGAGAACTGAATGaagatttaaacttttttaaattagaaagcttAATCTTTCCTTATTGGCCAAATAACCATATTCTTATGCCTCTCATTCCAACAAAAGGTTTGTAGCAGCTTAAAGAGACAatttaaagccatttttaaaagaagaagaaattggaTCAAAGGGAAAATAAGATTAAGAAAATAAGGGAATCCAAGGCAGTAAATCTATTAATCATAaacacaaatatctttttttttttttttgagacagagtctcgctgtgttgcctgggctagagtgagtgccatggcatcagcctagcacacagcaacctcaaactcctgggcttaagtgatcctcctgcctcagcctcccgagtagctgggactacctacaggcatgcaccaccatgcccagctaattttttctatatatattttagttgtccatataatttctttctatttctagtagagacggggtctcactcttgctcaggctggtctcgaacttctgacctcgagcgatccacccgcctcagcctcccagagtgctaggattacaggcgtgagccaccacgcctggcctatcgcaaatatcttttaaaaaaagaaaagaaaagtgatgtACTAGAGCTGTCATATATTGGCTAACAAGAGCAGACTGTAAACtattcaggaattttgcaaggcAGCTGTTAATTACTGGTAACTTGATACTGACCATGGTggaagtatttacaccacagaaattagCAAGGCTACAAGTCAGAACTTCTTGGTTCTCCCCCAGAGAGCCAGTTTAACAGGGTAgtgaaagcaaagaaggaaataaaattaggtACAAGATTTgtaagattcatttttttaaaagcctccaAAAAGCCCCCAAAATATACATGATAGTTCAAGTCACACAGAACAAGGTAGAATATGCATTATTCTGTAAGGGAAACTCCAATAAATTCCAGATTGTCATTATCTTAGAAACTATGTTCTACAACCATActgtaataaaattagaaattgataACAAAATGATACCTAAAATTCTCATGGtgtgtaaacaaacaaaatattgatCAGTAACATGGATTTAAAAGGCAGTCATAAAGGAAATTAACTCATTTACAACCAGGTTGATGAAAACGTTACATATGAAATATTGTGGGACTCACCTAAAGCAGCACATAGACAGAATTTTATGGCTTCAAATAAATTTATgagaagaagaaaagttaaagTCACCGAATCCCCCTGCACACCCCTGCTGGAAGAAGCAGAGCCACTGTATTAGCAAAATTTAACAGCTCAAAATAACATTTACTATTGGGCATTACTGGGACGATGGAGGGAATTTTAATATAGACGGTGTATTTGATAATATTGTATCAGTTTTAAGTGTCTTGAGGGTGATgatggtattgtggttatgcaGGAGAAATGTCCTTGttcttaaaatatacattacaaAATATTCAGGGTGAAGTGACATCCACAGATTACTTTCAAATGTTGCAACAAAATAGTTCCTCaacaatgaatgaataagtaaaatacagTGTCTTCATACAACAGAATGCTATAATAGCCATGAAAATTAATGTtatgcaacagcatggatgaatctcctAGAAAAAATATTGAGTGAAGAAGTcagacacacaaaaacacatacgGTATGTTTCTACTGCTGTGCAGCAAACCACCcccaaatttaatggcttaaaacaaaaacaatcattGTTTTTATCTCCGTGAGTCTGTGAGTTAACTGAGCTTTAGGAACCATTGACGTAGCCCATGAACTAACACGTGCTCCCGGCAGCTGCTCCACTTCGCCCCTCACAGTGCCCAGTGTGCGGACACTGGTTGTTTTCCGGGGGTCCATCAGATTTGAACAGCTTTAGAGTACTGTGAAACTTGCCCTGCCTCGTGAGTCCTGCCTCCCTGTAGCAGACATCAGAAAACACACTTCCCCTGGCCCTCTCTGAAGCTCGGGCACACATAGGAGACCTAAGTCCCACCAGTCCAATTCATCCAGCTGAGACTTCAGTACAAAAGTGAGCAACAGGAGGAAACGGGGGTCCCCCTTGTACTGTATTAATGTCGCTGGTGACAGAAGGTGACAGAAGAAGCAACTGGCTTTTAGGGAcacagtggtaaaaaaaaaaagtgaagttcCTGGAACAGAAGTGGTTTAGGAGGTCTTTAGTGGCGGCTGCAGTAAAGCCCAGGCCCTAATAGCAGCACACGCAGCAGCATGGAGAAGCCACGCGGTTTATCACACCTGTTCCCTGTGTAGGATGGGCCTTTACACAACATGAGCCTCTGTCTCATCTGTGGTTCCTGCATTTCCACTCTAAACGCCTGATTCTGGGAGAAGTTATTTGGTTCCCTCATTAATGAGTTAAGAAGGAAGAATACAAGAGACTTGATGCAAAGAGTATTTGAAAAACAGAGAGGCATATGTCTCTGACAGGACAATTGCTAGGTTAGAGATTCAAAATGGTTAATGTACTATAGGGCAATAAAACATAACCTTGGTGTTATCTTCTTTaccagagaaaaagcaaaagccatCAGACCTTATCAGCTTTCTACAGATTAACCTCTAACTGCACAGGGCTGGCTGGGTTCTTTCTAGGCAAGTTACAATCCCTAAACTACTCAGAGTTTGACCAGGCAgtattatgaaaatgttcaagTATGATATTAAATAAGCAAGTAAGCACAATTTTGTCTCATTTCTAATTTTGGAACTTTTTTCCTTCACAGTTCCTGACCTTAATTAAGGTACAGAACTGACCGAATAAGACTGTTCAGAAATGTTCTAATTCAGTCTCATTCATTTGATAGTGTCTTTTAATTCACCTGTTTTAGGGCTAAGATGTAAAGAACTCCTCGTTGTACAGTTAACAAAACAAAGGCCTTAATGATATTAAGACTACAGCATTCACAACTGTCTAGAAGGCTTTAGCCTATATGATCATAATTATAATCACTTCTGTTATAActaggaatatttttattgtaactCATCGACTCATTTATTCTGAGAACTCTCCCTCAACCCATGTCCTCCGAATTTTGCTTGCAGTGCCTATAACTCTGGATGAAATCTCATTTTCTCTGAGATGCCCACAGTTCACCAGTGATCCTGGCTTGTCAGAAGCAACATCTTCCACTGTCTGGTGGGGCCTCAATAAGCTATGAACCAGTGTCCTAGGAGGACTTTGCAGACCTTGTTTCCACATGTGAACTACAATGCTTGCTGCTCTTTAATACCCAATGAAATGACATTTTCCATTAGATGTGACATTTCTGGCATAATCATGATTTCAAATTTGTAGAAAGAAGGACTATTGAACCACTGCACATTACTACATTGCTGTAAAAACGTAAAGCAACCCACATAAAAGGCACCTTGCCTAGTTTGTAGGAAAGAACTACACGTCCAATTTTCTATAGAATCATCATATATTCCACCAGTGATTCTGtctacaaaaatatttgattGTTTATAGATTTATGGGGGAGAGttacaaaaagcaaaattttactCAATGTCCTTTAACAAAGGATACTTGAGATATTTCTAagcttaaaatattataaaagcatTTGTAAGAATTCAAATTGAGTCATTGATCATCCTTAATTTCTCCTGAGTATATACATCTTGTAATCTATATTAAGATTtagttggccgggcgcggtggcccacgcctgtaatcctagcactctgggaggccgaggcgggcggattgctcaaggtcagaagtttgagaccagcctaagcaagagcaagaccccgtctctactaaaaatagaaagaaattatctggccaactaaaatatatacagaaaaaattagccgggcatggtggcacatgcctgtagtcccagctacttgggaggctgaggcaggaggatcgcttaagcccaggagtttgaggttgctgtgagctaggctgaccccacggcactcactctagcccgggcaacagagcaagactctgtctca
This window contains:
- the PSMB9 gene encoding proteasome subunit beta type-9, which codes for MLQAGAPNPDLPWAGEVHTGTTIMAVEFDGGVVMGSDSRVSAGEAVVNRVFDKLSPLHQRIYCALSGSAADAQAVADMAAYQLELHGMELEEPPLVLAAATVVRNITYKYREDLSAHLMVAGWDHRKGGQVYGTLGGMLTRQPFAIGGSGSTYIYGYVDAAYKPGMSPEECRRFTTDAIALAMSRDGSSGGVIYLVTITAAGVDHRVILGNELPKFYDE